Proteins from a genomic interval of Clostridium scatologenes:
- a CDS encoding sensor histidine kinase, with translation MSGYFPDFLRGIISTTANVLLMITLLQPKYSKKITVFTMLVILAIDLGIAVCFYLSGNLTILAKVDIIVFAVLCFAVRPLFKDTFMQWLFSYLTVQNISVAVVILSFVGSRRLPYPIYANSMLRFILFSAILITLLRYVRPLYQQTVKHWTAYFAVALGIYITFGYYILSSKNIILTLTEQEIPLTLLTFIGFASYSSIFLSLKNLLREHRVKEENQTMQSEREFLQLAASSMSERLKLMEEVSAQNCRAAHDRRHFNNMLLEFLERGENHEAVALLKKQDHTVPRMSKVYCENHVVNAAVCHYAKVAEQSGIPTEIELDIPRDLTVDSLELSMVVSNLLENAIEACLKQLGSKAVSIHFICRNMGRLLLQIENPCTEGVALDENGYPFTFEEGHGIGSKSVIAFAKKYDGELIYKVDKGFFRVRLLV, from the coding sequence ATGAGTGGGTATTTTCCAGATTTCCTGCGGGGGATCATATCTACCACCGCCAATGTTCTGCTGATGATTACCCTTTTACAACCAAAATACTCCAAAAAGATAACGGTGTTTACCATGCTTGTCATTCTTGCTATTGATTTGGGTATAGCAGTTTGTTTTTATCTCAGTGGTAATCTGACAATACTGGCAAAGGTTGATATTATTGTGTTTGCTGTTTTGTGCTTTGCAGTGCGGCCGTTGTTCAAAGATACCTTTATGCAATGGCTGTTCAGCTATCTGACGGTACAAAATATCAGCGTTGCAGTGGTTATTTTAAGCTTTGTTGGCTCAAGAAGACTACCATATCCTATATATGCAAACTCAATGTTGCGCTTTATCCTGTTTAGTGCTATTCTGATCACTCTGTTGCGTTATGTTCGTCCCTTATACCAGCAGACTGTGAAACATTGGACGGCTTACTTCGCCGTGGCATTGGGGATTTATATTACATTTGGATATTATATTCTTTCTTCTAAGAATATTATTCTTACACTGACAGAACAGGAAATTCCACTGACCTTATTGACTTTTATTGGATTTGCGTCCTACAGCTCCATTTTTCTATCACTGAAAAATCTTCTGCGAGAGCATCGGGTGAAAGAAGAAAATCAAACAATGCAGTCGGAGAGGGAATTTCTGCAATTAGCCGCCAGCAGTATGTCAGAACGACTGAAACTTATGGAGGAGGTATCGGCGCAGAACTGCCGTGCCGCCCATGACCGTCGTCATTTCAACAATATGCTTTTGGAGTTTTTAGAGAGAGGGGAAAATCATGAAGCCGTTGCCCTATTGAAAAAACAAGATCATACTGTACCAAGGATGAGCAAGGTCTACTGTGAAAACCATGTTGTCAATGCTGCTGTCTGCCATTATGCAAAGGTTGCAGAGCAGTCGGGAATTCCCACAGAGATTGAACTAGATATTCCAAGGGATCTGACTGTGGATTCCTTGGAGCTTTCTATGGTGGTGTCAAACCTTTTGGAAAATGCCATTGAGGCTTGCTTAAAACAATTGGGCAGTAAGGCGGTATCAATCCACTTTATCTGCCGCAATATGGGACGTTTGCTTTTGCAGATAGAAAATCCATGTACAGAAGGTGTTGCCCTTGATGAAAATGGCTACCCATTCACTTTTGAAGAAGGCCACGGCATCGGCAGCAAAAGCGTCATCGCCTTTGCAAAGAAATATGATGGGGAGCTAATATACAAAGTAGATAAAGGTTTTTTTCGGGTACGTTTACTGGTGTGA
- a CDS encoding LytR/AlgR family response regulator transcription factor: MLRIAICDDQPRELEVINEYITEYLDTHTLEAEIKEFSHPDKLMTTIEGENFHLYILDIVMPMVSGIELGKEIRRFDRETQIIYATTEPQFALQAYAASPINYLIKPIDKDQLFDTLTFAISKIDLSEEHTFTVKTVDSLRVLNVSDILCCEYRSHAVIFTLINGEEIISRTIRESFAEYIIPILRDIRFLQCHISYFVNMRRVERFAKDSFTLRGGKIIPISAKQYSVVRDRYMNFLMSKEV, from the coding sequence ATGCTACGTATTGCCATCTGTGACGACCAGCCGAGAGAGTTAGAAGTCATCAACGAATACATAACAGAATACCTTGACACACACACATTGGAAGCAGAGATAAAAGAGTTCTCCCACCCTGATAAATTGATGACCACTATTGAAGGCGAGAACTTTCATCTCTACATATTGGATATAGTCATGCCCATGGTCAGCGGCATTGAGCTTGGCAAAGAAATTCGCCGCTTCGACCGTGAGACGCAAATTATCTATGCCACCACTGAACCTCAGTTTGCTTTGCAAGCCTATGCAGCAAGCCCTATTAACTATTTGATTAAGCCCATTGATAAAGATCAGTTGTTCGATACCCTCACTTTTGCTATCTCGAAAATAGACTTATCCGAGGAACATACATTTACTGTGAAAACCGTCGATAGCCTGCGGGTACTCAATGTGTCTGATATTCTTTGCTGTGAATACCGCAGCCATGCTGTCATCTTTACCCTGATCAATGGTGAAGAGATAATCAGCCGCACCATTCGGGAAAGCTTTGCGGAATATATTATTCCTATCCTAAGGGATATTCGTTTTTTACAATGTCATATCTCTTATTTCGTTAACATGCGGCGGGTGGAACGCTTTGCAAAGGATAGTTTTACCTTGCGCGGTGGAAAAATTATTCCCATTTCAGCAAAGCAATACTCTGTGGTACGAGATCGATACATGAACTTTCTTATGTCAAAGGAGGTATGA
- a CDS encoding cell wall-binding repeat-containing protein, producing the protein MFKLPKRKVSIVLSFLMAITMLNIGYAMPVKATSIKALPIFIPSKGGTIGIVSDSSTDNTLFFSKHLGGTGRPNGYTPTVIDSSDVNQGGIRLTDQGYNSTSTVDSIVRRSPIMLQGGFSTYFQTDIHDCTNNTKADGLCFVLYDASNGYQVGESAGGLGYGDLSNGGDLSIKGDSVAVELDTYLNAYQANASEIPYSNGGSFDETGYSHPHIAIDTNDYTNGSYTNVANVRHADTDSGTSLSTDYTNPTLDNGSIAHAYSNLYDSTPNGGTYTNVWVDMIPDSDDNTKAYVIVTYGPNTDRTSPSNYSIKRKVSSALLNKSVYVGFSASTGGNGEYHDLIAWYFSQKPLYDTNDLTTNHGVDNLTPNIYTQAATGISVDASSNTTAKIQLLKADGSPLEASENINISIDGGTASTVTSTDEKGCLTYDLSWVTTGSHTITVTTSDGSAQNTANFYRVNAAAPVISGQPSDKTVNVGDTAELSVTATATGTLSYQWYSNTSSSNTEGSAIEEAKSASYSAPTSAAGTTYYYCVVTNTDDSVSGTKTATVTSSAAKVEVDELTNAAAFTVMQPTSMDNGVNDDGKSSVKVTWTDSATSTVDHYEIVAKEGSAPTVSDTVTGKTNIGKTIGTASFDWNAGDNLYVGVVAVDANGLKTLCTGTPQNVTVASDGHTATALVIDTTNPPTGTVGVAYSGFNFDSTGGTGTKSYEVTSGSLPAGLSLAADGTLTGTPTTTSSDISFTVTVTDSAVSPVTDSHIFTMTINAMATYSLNYTAGPNGTISGTAIQTVNAGTIGTAVTAIPNPGYHFTNWSDSVATATRIDRNVQNNINVTAFFAVNIPTPQPTTEVVTVPVTDGTYDNTISKTEVQRTTNTDGTKKDDVQYTAQKAQETVDALKSSGKDTARIVIPDVKDEVSEAKVGVPTATINILAVGGISLEIDTENARITVPKEAVKDIAADAKDDLYFRVVPIKAIIQQQAVEERAKQEEIVQKAAGSGSISVVGRPMTIETNMKKTTTAITLPLKNVTIPANPAERDAFLKSLAVFIEHSDGTKELLKGEITEYKSGIYGIKFTIHKYSTFTIIKMDIKNSTISPATTEFNKNTSKQADVNTTMTLNGNTLSSIVNESKTLVNGTDYEVKDNVVTIKKSYLAQQNVGTTTLTFNFNTGNTQDLVIAVKDTTIKNSTINPITIEFDKNTSKQVNVNTTMTLNGNTLTSIVNGSKAIVNGTDYEIKDNIVTIKKNYLALQSVGTTTLNFNFSDGNVQNLVITVKDTTPSSSGGSGGGGGAALVTPASAKAVIERLSGQDRVDTALAIAKAAYTGKISKIILTSSENYPDALAGSVLAHKLNAPILLVGSDKTAQEKILTYLKDNMDTTGTVYILGGIGAISKDMEAKITASGFKDINRLGGADRYETNAKLVDTIGVKQGTPIVIVSGENYPDSLSISSIAAVNQYPILMVNKNEIPEAIKKEISLIKPSKVCIVGEEGAVSAAVEDQVSQTAAIDKTNIVRIGGVDRFETSLKVIQYFGLSGSVACVASGNNFPDALAGSIYAANNNTTIMLIGNSLTKEQKSYLKNAKIKIVTILGGEGSVSKDIEDELTQILK; encoded by the coding sequence ATGTTTAAATTACCAAAGCGTAAAGTAAGTATAGTATTAAGTTTTCTTATGGCAATAACTATGCTAAATATAGGGTATGCCATGCCGGTAAAAGCTACTAGTATTAAAGCTCTTCCTATTTTTATTCCATCAAAAGGAGGTACTATAGGAATTGTAAGTGATAGTAGCACAGATAATACCTTATTTTTTTCAAAACATTTAGGAGGTACTGGTAGACCAAATGGTTATACGCCTACGGTTATTGATTCATCAGATGTAAACCAAGGAGGAATACGTTTAACGGATCAAGGTTATAATTCTACAAGCACAGTAGATTCTATTGTTCGTCGAAGTCCCATAATGCTTCAGGGAGGTTTTAGTACATATTTTCAAACAGATATACACGATTGTACTAATAATACTAAGGCTGATGGATTATGCTTCGTTCTTTATGACGCAAGCAATGGTTATCAGGTAGGAGAATCAGCTGGAGGTCTTGGATATGGTGACTTATCTAACGGTGGTGATCTTAGTATTAAAGGAGATTCAGTAGCAGTTGAGTTAGATACTTATTTGAATGCTTACCAAGCTAATGCTTCTGAGATTCCTTATAGTAATGGTGGTAGTTTTGATGAAACTGGATACTCTCATCCTCATATCGCTATTGACACAAATGATTACACAAATGGCTCATATACTAATGTTGCTAACGTTAGGCATGCTGACACCGATTCAGGTACTAGTCTAAGCACTGATTACACAAATCCAACATTAGATAATGGGAGTATAGCACACGCTTATAGCAATTTGTATGATTCAACTCCTAACGGTGGTACATATACTAACGTTTGGGTAGATATGATACCTGATAGCGATGATAATACCAAAGCCTATGTAATTGTAACCTATGGGCCAAATACAGATAGAACAAGCCCTTCAAATTATTCTATTAAGCGTAAAGTAAGCAGTGCTTTGCTTAACAAAAGTGTTTATGTAGGTTTCAGTGCTTCCACTGGCGGCAACGGAGAATATCATGATCTTATTGCTTGGTATTTCAGCCAAAAACCACTCTATGATACCAATGATCTAACAACCAACCATGGTGTTGATAATCTAACCCCCAATATTTATACACAAGCGGCCACAGGTATTTCAGTTGATGCAAGTTCAAATACAACTGCAAAAATACAGCTTTTAAAAGCGGATGGTAGCCCATTGGAAGCATCAGAGAATATTAATATCTCAATAGATGGAGGTACTGCTTCCACAGTAACATCTACAGATGAGAAGGGATGCTTAACCTATGATTTGTCATGGGTAACAACAGGTTCTCACACCATAACAGTTACAACGTCAGATGGATCAGCACAAAATACGGCTAATTTTTATAGAGTAAATGCGGCAGCACCTGTAATAAGCGGTCAGCCAAGCGATAAGACAGTAAATGTAGGAGATACAGCAGAATTATCAGTAACAGCCACAGCTACAGGAACCTTAAGCTATCAATGGTACAGCAATACAAGTAGCAGTAATACTGAAGGAAGTGCAATAGAGGAAGCAAAAAGCGCCAGCTACTCAGCACCAACATCAGCTGCAGGAACAACTTATTATTATTGTGTAGTAACAAATACAGACGATAGCGTAAGCGGAACTAAAACAGCAACAGTAACAAGTAGCGCAGCAAAAGTAGAAGTAGATGAACTAACAAATGCAGCAGCATTTACAGTAATGCAGCCAACAAGTATGGATAATGGAGTAAATGATGATGGAAAAAGTAGTGTAAAAGTAACATGGACAGATTCAGCAACCTCAACAGTAGATCATTATGAGATTGTAGCAAAAGAAGGATCAGCACCAACAGTTAGCGATACGGTTACTGGAAAAACAAATATAGGTAAGACAATAGGAACAGCTAGCTTTGATTGGAATGCAGGAGACAACCTGTATGTAGGAGTAGTAGCAGTAGATGCTAATGGATTAAAGACACTATGCACTGGAACACCACAAAATGTAACAGTAGCATCAGATGGACATACAGCAACAGCTTTAGTGATTGATACTACAAATCCACCAACAGGAACAGTAGGAGTAGCTTACAGTGGATTTAATTTTGATTCAACTGGAGGAACAGGAACAAAGAGCTATGAAGTAACATCAGGTAGTTTGCCAGCAGGACTAAGTCTTGCAGCTGATGGTACATTAACAGGAACTCCAACTACTACTTCAAGTGATATTAGCTTTACAGTAACTGTAACAGATAGTGCAGTTTCACCAGTAACAGATAGTCACATATTTACAATGACTATAAATGCCATGGCAACATACTCACTTAATTATACAGCAGGTCCTAATGGAACAATATCAGGAACAGCAATACAAACAGTAAATGCTGGAACAATAGGAACAGCAGTAACAGCAATACCAAACCCAGGATATCACTTTACAAACTGGAGTGATAGTGTGGCTACAGCAACAAGAATAGACAGAAATGTTCAAAACAATATAAACGTAACAGCGTTTTTCGCAGTAAATATACCAACGCCACAGCCAACTACAGAGGTAGTAACAGTACCTGTTACAGATGGTACTTACGATAATACAATATCAAAAACAGAGGTTCAGAGAACAACTAACACAGATGGTACAAAAAAAGACGATGTTCAATATACAGCACAAAAAGCACAAGAAACAGTAGATGCACTTAAAAGTTCAGGAAAAGACACAGCAAGAATAGTAATACCAGATGTAAAAGATGAAGTATCAGAAGCAAAGGTTGGAGTACCAACAGCAACTATTAATATATTGGCAGTAGGTGGTATAAGTCTAGAAATAGATACAGAAAATGCTAGAATTACGGTTCCAAAAGAAGCTGTAAAAGATATAGCAGCAGATGCAAAAGACGATTTATATTTTAGAGTGGTACCAATAAAGGCAATAATACAGCAACAAGCCGTTGAAGAAAGGGCTAAACAGGAAGAAATAGTACAAAAGGCAGCAGGGAGCGGTAGCATATCAGTAGTAGGAAGACCTATGACTATAGAAACAAATATGAAGAAAACTACAACTGCTATAACTTTACCATTAAAAAATGTAACTATTCCAGCAAACCCAGCAGAAAGAGACGCCTTTTTAAAGAGCTTAGCTGTATTTATAGAACACAGTGATGGAACAAAGGAACTTTTAAAAGGGGAGATAACAGAATATAAATCAGGGATCTATGGAATAAAATTTACTATTCACAAATATAGTACCTTCACAATTATAAAAATGGATATTAAAAATTCAACAATAAGTCCAGCAACAACAGAGTTTAATAAAAATACTTCTAAACAAGCAGATGTAAATACAACAATGACTTTAAATGGAAATACTTTAAGCAGCATTGTAAATGAAAGTAAAACTCTAGTAAATGGAACAGATTATGAAGTAAAAGATAATGTAGTAACAATTAAAAAGAGCTATTTAGCACAACAAAATGTAGGCACAACAACTTTAACTTTTAACTTTAATACAGGAAATACACAAGACTTAGTAATAGCAGTAAAAGATACAACAATAAAAAATTCAACAATAAATCCAATTACAATAGAGTTTGATAAAAATACTTCTAAGCAGGTAAATGTAAATACAACAATGACCTTAAATGGAAATACTTTGACCAGTATTGTAAATGGAAGTAAAGCTATAGTAAATGGAACAGATTATGAAATAAAAGACAATATAGTAACAATTAAAAAGAATTACTTAGCATTACAAAGTGTGGGTACAACAACTTTAAACTTTAATTTTAGTGATGGAAATGTTCAGAATTTAGTAATTACAGTAAAAGATACCACACCGTCTTCTAGTGGAGGATCTGGTGGAGGTGGTGGTGCAGCACTAGTAACACCAGCATCTGCAAAGGCAGTAATAGAAAGATTATCAGGACAGGATAGAGTGGATACAGCTCTTGCAATAGCAAAAGCAGCTTACACAGGAAAGATTTCAAAAATTATACTTACATCTTCAGAGAACTATCCAGATGCATTAGCAGGAAGTGTACTAGCACATAAACTTAATGCTCCTATATTACTTGTCGGAAGTGATAAAACAGCTCAAGAGAAGATATTAACTTACTTAAAAGATAATATGGATACTACAGGAACAGTTTATATTTTAGGAGGTATTGGAGCAATAAGCAAAGATATGGAAGCAAAAATAACTGCCAGCGGATTTAAAGATATAAACAGACTAGGTGGAGCAGACAGATATGAAACTAATGCAAAGCTTGTGGATACAATTGGAGTAAAACAAGGAACACCAATAGTTATAGTATCAGGAGAAAATTATCCGGATTCACTATCAATAAGCAGTATAGCAGCAGTAAATCAATATCCTATATTAATGGTAAATAAAAATGAAATACCAGAAGCAATAAAGAAGGAAATTTCATTAATAAAACCAAGTAAGGTGTGCATTGTAGGAGAAGAGGGAGCTGTAAGTGCAGCAGTTGAAGATCAAGTTTCTCAGACAGCAGCAATAGATAAAACAAACATTGTAAGAATAGGTGGAGTAGACAGGTTTGAGACTTCTCTTAAAGTAATACAATATTTTGGTTTATCAGGAAGTGTAGCTTGCGTAGCATCAGGCAATAACTTCCCAGATGCATTAGCAGGAAGCATCTATGCAGCAAATAATAATACAACTATAATGCTTATAGGCAATAGTCTTACTAAAGAACAAAAATCATATTTAAAAAATGCTAAAATAAAAATAGTTACTATTTTAGGAGGAGAAGGTTCTGTAAGTAAAGATATAGAAGATGAACTTACACAAATTTTAAAATAA